One window of Metopolophium dirhodum isolate CAU chromosome 3, ASM1992520v1, whole genome shotgun sequence genomic DNA carries:
- the LOC132940130 gene encoding lipase 3-like isoform X1, with product MKNIKISFLRSSIAVKHLFVNLLLTPIIITLTTNTPTSSAMNLFENYSLSTVEMIRDNGYEVEVHHVITADGYILELHRIPRSKAGQEPTRNHPVFIHHGILGTSADWVLAGAAMSLPMQLADAGYDVWLANCRGNTYSRKHISMTYKQKAFWNFSLHEVGKYDLPASIDYILAIANTSQLHYIGYSMGSCVFFIMGSERPEYQPKIRSQISLAPVAFLSNTRSSLRFMAPYAKMLNIVYQRMWKGMFMPQSNMQKFLASTICRERITQRMICEKCIIFSVCGSDPYHFDTKLIPLIMGHFPAGTSANLAAHFAQFILKDTFGQYDYGRAMNLRHYNSTEPPTYDLKSIRVPITLIYGENDILADTTDVMKLKAQLPMVVDAFPAKSPYFNHVDFLWSSRVAEQINDPVKEILQKTDDLGWTYTGPAATATAVDAVVPVVSQPPIQILQLNPLSGTVNLAPSLEFFAENLDAIIASTMPRPVDERDVAVFELEREQQRLLFGGVIRFAQAAEKKYGQLREEITNEISGWADDVATGAESRVKQTAVLVNGKIAFAGHSVAGAVGKAEHFVVGGVGKAEQTVVVGIGKAQNYVSYGLNKADRAVNGALNATVGRVGRVLWFWK from the exons atgaaaaatataaaaatttcattCCTCAGGTCATCAATTGCGGTTAAGCATTTATTCGTCAATCTGCTGTTGACGCCGATAATTATTACGCTGACAACCAACACTCCAACGTCGTCCGCCATGAACTTGTTCGAAAACTACAGCTTGTCCACA GTGGAAATGATCCGAGACAATGGTTACGAGGTCGAAGTCCACCATGTCATCACGGCTGACGGTTATATTTTGGAGTTGCATCGTATCCCCAGGAGTAAGGCCGGACAAGAACCCACAAGAAATCATCCGGTGTTCATCCACCACGGCATTCTCGGGACATCGGCTGATTGGGTACTCGCTGGAGCCGCCATGTCTTTAC CTATGCAACTCGCCGATGCCGGATACGACGTGTGGTTGGCAAACTGCCGCGGTAACACTTACAGTAGAAAACATATTTCGATGACTTACAAACAAAAAGCTTTTTGGAATTTCAG TTTACATGAAGTCGGGAAATACGATTTACCAGCTTCTATCGATTATATTCTTGCAATAGCGAACACTTCACAACTTCACTACATAGGTTATTCCATGGGCAGTTGTGTGTTCTTCATTATGGGTTCAGAGAGACCCGAATATCAGCCCAAAATCCGATCGCAAATCAGTCTCGCGCCTGTCGCCTTCTTGTCGAACACCAGATCGTCTCTAAGATTTATGGCTCCGTATGCAAAAATGTTGAAC ATCGTGTATCAAAGGATGTGGAAAGGAATGTTCATGCCCCAATCTAATATGCAAAAGTTTTTGGCGTCAACCATATGCAGAGAAAGAATAACGCAGAGAATGATATGCGAAAAATGCATCATATTTTCCGTTTGCGGCAGCGACCCGTATCACTTTGACACc AAATTGATTCCTCTCATCATGGGACATTTTCCGGCGGGAACGTCGGCCAACCTTGCCGCGCACTTTGCACAGTTCATATTGAAAG ACACTTTTGGTCAGTACGATTACGGTCGCGCCATGAATTTGCGTCATTACAATTCTACCGAACCGCCCACGTACGATTTGAAATCTATCCGAGTGCCCATCACGCTGATCTACGGCGAAAATGACATACTAGCCGACACGACA GACGTAATGAAACTAAAAGCCCAACTTCCCATGGTCGTGGACGCATTTCCGGCAAAAAGCCCGTACTTCAACCACGTGGACTTCTTGTGGAGCTCCAGGGTCGCCGAACAGATCAACGACCCGGTCAAGGAAATACTGCAGAAGACCGACGACCTTGGCTGGACGTACACGGGCCCTGcggccaccgccaccgccgtgGACGCGGTCGTCCCCGTGGTCAGTCAGCCGCCGATCCAGATACTGCAGCTGAACCCGTTATCGGGTACCGTCAACCTGGCGCCCAGCCTGGAGTTCTTCGCCGAGAACCTGGACGCAATCATCGCCAGCACAATGCCGCGGCCGGTGGACGAGCGCGACGTGGCCGTGTTCGAACTGGAACGGGAACAACAGCGGCTGCTGTTTGGCGGTGTCATCAGGTTCGCACAGGCGGCCGAGAAGAAGTACGGACAGCTCCGGGAGGAGATCACCAACGAGATCTCCGGCTGGGCCGATGACGTGGCCACCGGCGCCGAATCGCGCGTCAAGCAGACAGCCGTCCTGGTGAACGGCAAGATCGCGTTCGCCGGACACTCGGTGGCCGGGGCCGTGGGCAAAGCCGAGCACTTCGTCGTCGGCGGCGTGGGCAAGGCCGAACAGACCGTGGTCGTCGGCATCGGCAAGGCCCAGAACTACGTTAGCTACGGTCTAAACAAGGCCGACCGGGCCGTGAACGGTGCCCTGAACGCCACCGTGGGCCGCGTCGGCAGGGTGTTGTGGTTCTGGAAGTGA
- the LOC132940130 gene encoding lipase 3-like isoform X2, with amino-acid sequence MNLFENYSLSTVEMIRDNGYEVEVHHVITADGYILELHRIPRSKAGQEPTRNHPVFIHHGILGTSADWVLAGAAMSLPMQLADAGYDVWLANCRGNTYSRKHISMTYKQKAFWNFSLHEVGKYDLPASIDYILAIANTSQLHYIGYSMGSCVFFIMGSERPEYQPKIRSQISLAPVAFLSNTRSSLRFMAPYAKMLNIVYQRMWKGMFMPQSNMQKFLASTICRERITQRMICEKCIIFSVCGSDPYHFDTKLIPLIMGHFPAGTSANLAAHFAQFILKDTFGQYDYGRAMNLRHYNSTEPPTYDLKSIRVPITLIYGENDILADTTDVMKLKAQLPMVVDAFPAKSPYFNHVDFLWSSRVAEQINDPVKEILQKTDDLGWTYTGPAATATAVDAVVPVVSQPPIQILQLNPLSGTVNLAPSLEFFAENLDAIIASTMPRPVDERDVAVFELEREQQRLLFGGVIRFAQAAEKKYGQLREEITNEISGWADDVATGAESRVKQTAVLVNGKIAFAGHSVAGAVGKAEHFVVGGVGKAEQTVVVGIGKAQNYVSYGLNKADRAVNGALNATVGRVGRVLWFWK; translated from the exons ATGAACTTGTTCGAAAACTACAGCTTGTCCACA GTGGAAATGATCCGAGACAATGGTTACGAGGTCGAAGTCCACCATGTCATCACGGCTGACGGTTATATTTTGGAGTTGCATCGTATCCCCAGGAGTAAGGCCGGACAAGAACCCACAAGAAATCATCCGGTGTTCATCCACCACGGCATTCTCGGGACATCGGCTGATTGGGTACTCGCTGGAGCCGCCATGTCTTTAC CTATGCAACTCGCCGATGCCGGATACGACGTGTGGTTGGCAAACTGCCGCGGTAACACTTACAGTAGAAAACATATTTCGATGACTTACAAACAAAAAGCTTTTTGGAATTTCAG TTTACATGAAGTCGGGAAATACGATTTACCAGCTTCTATCGATTATATTCTTGCAATAGCGAACACTTCACAACTTCACTACATAGGTTATTCCATGGGCAGTTGTGTGTTCTTCATTATGGGTTCAGAGAGACCCGAATATCAGCCCAAAATCCGATCGCAAATCAGTCTCGCGCCTGTCGCCTTCTTGTCGAACACCAGATCGTCTCTAAGATTTATGGCTCCGTATGCAAAAATGTTGAAC ATCGTGTATCAAAGGATGTGGAAAGGAATGTTCATGCCCCAATCTAATATGCAAAAGTTTTTGGCGTCAACCATATGCAGAGAAAGAATAACGCAGAGAATGATATGCGAAAAATGCATCATATTTTCCGTTTGCGGCAGCGACCCGTATCACTTTGACACc AAATTGATTCCTCTCATCATGGGACATTTTCCGGCGGGAACGTCGGCCAACCTTGCCGCGCACTTTGCACAGTTCATATTGAAAG ACACTTTTGGTCAGTACGATTACGGTCGCGCCATGAATTTGCGTCATTACAATTCTACCGAACCGCCCACGTACGATTTGAAATCTATCCGAGTGCCCATCACGCTGATCTACGGCGAAAATGACATACTAGCCGACACGACA GACGTAATGAAACTAAAAGCCCAACTTCCCATGGTCGTGGACGCATTTCCGGCAAAAAGCCCGTACTTCAACCACGTGGACTTCTTGTGGAGCTCCAGGGTCGCCGAACAGATCAACGACCCGGTCAAGGAAATACTGCAGAAGACCGACGACCTTGGCTGGACGTACACGGGCCCTGcggccaccgccaccgccgtgGACGCGGTCGTCCCCGTGGTCAGTCAGCCGCCGATCCAGATACTGCAGCTGAACCCGTTATCGGGTACCGTCAACCTGGCGCCCAGCCTGGAGTTCTTCGCCGAGAACCTGGACGCAATCATCGCCAGCACAATGCCGCGGCCGGTGGACGAGCGCGACGTGGCCGTGTTCGAACTGGAACGGGAACAACAGCGGCTGCTGTTTGGCGGTGTCATCAGGTTCGCACAGGCGGCCGAGAAGAAGTACGGACAGCTCCGGGAGGAGATCACCAACGAGATCTCCGGCTGGGCCGATGACGTGGCCACCGGCGCCGAATCGCGCGTCAAGCAGACAGCCGTCCTGGTGAACGGCAAGATCGCGTTCGCCGGACACTCGGTGGCCGGGGCCGTGGGCAAAGCCGAGCACTTCGTCGTCGGCGGCGTGGGCAAGGCCGAACAGACCGTGGTCGTCGGCATCGGCAAGGCCCAGAACTACGTTAGCTACGGTCTAAACAAGGCCGACCGGGCCGTGAACGGTGCCCTGAACGCCACCGTGGGCCGCGTCGGCAGGGTGTTGTGGTTCTGGAAGTGA